aatacctgtttttttttatgcttaTGTTCTGCTTATAATTTATCACCATGCATGTTTTTAGTACTTCATTTCGTGCTGTGCAATTGATTGCATGTGtgtgttgtattgttatatatgTCTTGTATGTcggttaaaatattgaaaaaaaaagaaaagtctGTATGTTGCAAATGAGCTCATTAGAGATATGTTGTCACTGCTTGTATACTttgccgactctaaataaagcttatttgttattatttatgaagaacgttgtgttgttatatttttacaaactttttgTTGGTCAACAGATATACTGTACAAAATTCCAGCAAGAGCATTTTAGCCAAAAAATCGaatatatttcttcatttcaaattgttttatttttatcaaataattatacTGCATTCCCATGTTGAATGAAATAGATTCAGACAACaagttttaacattgttttttattCGTAACTAAttagaaagaactggttcccgtaaatctttgtttttgtttatttggcGGGAAAGCTGCTAACTCATCACTTTATTTTTTACTGGTAGTTCAAGTTGCTAAATCATGGGAATTTTAGGATTGACAAAATTGCTTGGTGATCATGCTCCTGGCTGTATGAAAGAACAAGAGATAAAGAATTATTTTGGTGCgattcatttaaaaaacagtATTTATTGACCAGAGTGTTGTTGAGCTAGATAATTTTTAAATGGTCCCCCATAATGAAGCATAAAAGATTTATGTAAAGTCggttatacatataacaatacaacataagccCCTCCCCttaaatctatttatttttaatctgccatacaccttatcgctttTAATTTCAATCCGATTTAAGATCTCATattatactttattttcaaaaaggtGAAAATAGAGAGCCATGTTTTAACAATGTGTAAAGCATCTACATTTACTTTGTTAAAATGCAAGGCAGTGTCTGTGCTTACTTGAGTGGGGTATGAATATTTAAGTTGCCTTTTGTAGGCTACGTGTTCCCACATCcggttttataataaaatgccATCAGTATGGGAATGAAACTTGAAATATACACGAATCATATATCCCCATAATGCCATAGTATCGATAATTTCcgtatatatttcatgtttcattCTCTATCCAATgccattttattataaaaccgGATGCGGATATATGTAGCCTACGAACAGCAATTTGAAAATTTCCGGTATGCGCAGACACTGTAGGATGTACACCGGACATTGCATCGGTTGAACAttctcaaaattttcaaaaggagAGGATGGACGTCAATGGATAAAATGGACGTTCATCAGACAGATAACAGGTAACAGATAAAAAACGGATGTCTAATTGACCTAAACAGTTTGAAAGAACGCTATCAGTTAGGCGTCAGTTTTTGCTTTCCGTTTAGATGTGACCTGGACTTGATGCAAAAACTTTTCAAATAGACAGTCACAATAAATTATGAACATGTTCAAATCATTTTAAACACTTCAagcaaataaaatttagaatggaaatggagattTATCAAAgactttgaatgattttaagTCGACTTCGGATGGCGAGAATTGGAACCCAcataaatttatatgtttatgttaATTAATGAGCTGTGGACACCTGAATAAGTTCTATTTTTATAAGtataagatatatttatatattattatgcGATTATTATGAGATGAGAAATTGCATTGCTATATATACATTCCAAGATCAGGGATCAGTAGAAGCCATTGGCTTATTAAAGGACTGAAAGATATAGATAGAAAGGTATAAAGCAGTCTGGCTTGAGCTGGCGTGTTTTATATGCTCATTAAGGGGACATTTATGGTATACCATTGTCTACCTGTCCCTCCGTTGCCAACATGTCAGACATTAACTCCAAAACGCTCTTACCAATTTTCACAGTTCTTTAAAGGTGCAATAATTTTGGGAATGcctttaaaataaagttaatttgGAATAAACAGAATGGCTTTATGTAGCTACATGtatcagctctttgatttatcaaaacattgattttttgtcACATCTCTTCATATGTGGATGTCAACACAGaacatgtgtttatttttgtatttttttaatatatatacttctTGATTTTACCTTCAATAGCTCTTTGGAAAGTTATTTCATCTACATTTTGTAACTCTGTACACCTGTTTTTTTTGTAGGAAGAAAAGTTGCTATTGATGCCTCCATGTGTATCTACCAGTTCCTTATAGCTGTCCGACAAGATGGCAGCCAGTTGATGAATGAAGATGGTGAAACAACAAGGTCAGCAACTATAAAGagaatgaattttaaaatatttttccttgACAAAGGGGTATTATTAGATGCCATTACTATGCCTacagaaataaatcaaaactcAAATTGGATTTAATTTATACTTAAATGTAAGTTGGAGCTGGGTCAAGATTCTTAATTAAATTTCCCCAGGCAGTAAAGGTAAcatttcgttaattttttttgctcTTGGTCTGTTATGCTGTGAAAATATGGAAGCTAATTAATTGCTGTGTTTTGGAGCTGTAGTGAAACAATTGTCACCttagaaaaaaatcagtgaagaagcatggatattgagcatgtgtataacatgtaaaataatataaataaaaaaaaaaaggtagaaACATTTAGGCTACAATTTATAAGATATAgatattgtttgaaaatgttagaatatgtttttttttcatttttagtcatctGATGGGTATGTTCTACAGGTCAATCAGAATGTTAGAACATGGCATAAAACCTGTCTATGTATTTGATGGCAAACCCCCAGACATGAAATCAGGGGAGGTAAGGCAGAATAATATTAATCTAGAAAGTGATGTATGATTATTTAGAGCAAGTTATTTTTAGGTCCAATGGTTCAAATCTTAGTTTAAAAACGGAGGGTACATTATTATAACCCTTTGAATTCTCTGCTGAAAAGTGGTCCTTCAGAAAGTCAAAAATCTTGTGTAAAGACTGAGTGTTAAGAATGTCCTTGACTGTACCATTCCAGGTATCAGGTTCATGTTCTTGGTCAATGTTGTTTACTGATGAGAATGTCTAAGTATGATCACATGTTCTTTAGACACATGAATTTTGTATAGTGTTCATGGTGTTAGGATgtattttcattcattattagatgaacttttcaaaatatatccCATATTAGAGTTTTGATCCATATATTGCAGTTCATTGAACATGGGAATGTGATAGTGTGAGAGAGACGAGGCTTCCTGCTACACATATTATTTATGTCAACGTATAagtacattatttatgtataagtGAAGATATTTATCtgagagaatttttttttatgaaatttttgcaaaaattaaCATTTGGATAGATACCAAATTGCCCAATTAAGTCTTTGATATTTAGACAGAAGAAGAAATTATTAAAGGCCAGAGTGCTCCGAGGCATAACGGAAACACTGGATTTTATGTGAACTTGTCAAAAGTAGAGGAATTAGTATATTAGTACTCAAAATCAAAAACACTTTGCAAATTGTTAAAAACCCGTCTTTGGTGGATAGTCTCACTAACAATGctttctatatatatagttcCGTATAAAGTACTAACCTTAAATTACACTACTGAAAGTAATACCTTGTTAAAACATATATGGATGTTCCTTTCAGTtagaaaaaaggaaagaaagaaGAGAGGAAGCACAGAAAGCATTAGAGAAAGCAGAGGAAGCAGGTATAttgttaaattaatataaaataaagtaacaTAATCCTAAAAACtgcaatacatttttgtaagtttcattatgccatggagttttaaaaaatgagaaaagcaATGTAACAAGTATCATAAATGTAGCAAGCAGGGTTTTCATTAAGattattgttgtatttattaGTTGATAAACATTTGTCAGCTAAGtattgattatttttcattgtaGAATTGAATTATAGACTGCCATTccaaatttgttatttttcattgttttaatagacaactttcgaattcgatgcatttccgtccaAAACTCTGGTGAaagtcatttgtgcgtttaggggtgTCGTCACTTCCATTTCAATGTTCAGcaagtggttggaaaactataattctatattgtacgaaattaatcggcaaattgaattctcaaaattgacaatcaacactgctgtcattagggaattgtcagtaagtacctacagagcaatcattatttctagtttatcctgcacaaagacgatcactaagaagcttgatgaacgtaaactgtgcagggatacaggctaCCCCCTTTATCTGGTAaaagacgtcataaaggcgtgcataattgacgagtttttgctggtgacggatgaactcgaaagtagTCTATTCTGACAGTAGTTCAAGATGTTGCAGAACTCAGAAATGTCAGGGAGCAATTGACGTTTTCTCCCATATTGTGCAATACTAATCAAATTTACTTATGCAcaattgtcttattggcaatcataccacatcttttttatatatacatttgtttagcTTCAATAGTGATTTCTGTATTTATTCTTACAGTTGTAGAATCAGTTCATTTTAAGAGTTATGGAACAAGGTTCTTGAAAAAATTGGTTCCTACCCACATTAATGTGCTTTCTTACTGAATCTGACATTCTTTTGAGGGTAAAGTTTGCAGATATTCAAGATACAAAAGGATGTTAATCTTGTCAAGAGAATTATAAATTGagcaatatagaaaatatatatacaaaattatcaaTGATGTCTTTACAaaacagagttatctccctttgtctAGTTTtgacttatatttaaaaaaaaacccagacctACACATAAATCAATAATTCATTTaaggcctaaattaaaatattgtttgtttgcccttttccgaccctatgttttgaaacagggtaggtaggtaggtaaaatattttatttttttccccaaaaaaataacttgGCTCGGTATATTATTTGTCATGGGTAGGCAGGtaggtataatattttattttacagatacAAACTCTGCATATGTCTGACATTTGTGTCcgttttgtttttgcaaaaagtaaaatcacaaaaatactgaactcagaggaaaatcaattttgaaagtccataatcacatggcaaaaaatcaaaaaacaaaacgcatcaaaaacgaatggacaagaactgtcatattcctgacttggtacagacattttcaaatgtagaaaatggtggattaaacctggttctatagcgctaaccctctcactttaataacagtcaaATAAGTTTTCTGGGActattagttaaaaaaaatatatcaagtagAATGTGAAGCTAATTCATATGCacagtactattttgttttcaaatatcaaaatatagagCTGTGCCGCATAtcttcaacgtttatatgcctgGAACTTTGAAGAGTTTGAACTTGCACTTATATTCTGTACTACGTACCTTTGTTTCCAATAAAAATGCTACAAGACTTAAAACTTTGACAATTGTCACGTTTTTTACATCGCATTTATAAATGATCTGTATGGAAAACTTGGCGATTTTACTGCCAGATATTCTCCACTTTACAGGGTTTTGTCTCTTTTGATTCATATCAGATATAAATAATGTAGCGGCATCGTTGACATAATCATCCTGATCTGTGGATCACAAAAGGCCATCCCTGCATAGAATACAACGTCCGTTTACAAATTAGTTTGTACACACgttgataattttgtatcaaacgaacttatttgtaaatgaaCCCTGCTCTTTAAGTATAAAGATACAGAGTAGCGTACGTCATATCATGATTTCAGGAAGCGTTCACATGCTAAACATCGATTTCAAACAAATGCTTTGAAACTTCAAATGCAAGTGTTCGTGTCAAACGCTCAGGTGATACCAACCGGACTGGACCTTATACGTTGAAGATAAAACCTGAGAATTCCGGATAAAATAGTTTTGAGcggaaaatacaaatataagatatttggtaggaacgaaaaaataaaataaaataaaatcttgctggtaaatacaaataaaagattttcaggCGCAACGAATTTATAGGGTCGGTCGGTAAAGGGCaaacaatcaatattttaatttaagcctaATAAAGGTTATTACAATTTACAGGAGATGaagaaaacatagaaaaattcAATCGTCGTCTGGTGAAAGTTTCAAAGCAGCACAATGAGGAGTGTAAAGAACTGTTGAAGTTGATGGGAGTCCCATTTATAGAGGTAGAGATAATATAAGATTAATTTAAATACTATATAGATAAAGTCCTGCATTATTTGAATAacagttatatatatgtttataatggACAACTCTAAAGTACTTTAGTTTAGTCAGATTATTCTTATTAATCAATAGGAACGTTCTAACAGATATCCAAACTATTGAAAAGAATAATTTGATATCCTtcataaactataaaataaaattctgtatattttttaacctttatTTACAACTTCCATCTTGCATAGCATTTGTTTGTCATTGAAGAGCCacaaaaaaggttttaaaatcCTTTGAAAAGACGGGAGCAGACTCAGAATATATATGATCTTATGGAAAGGTAGAACCTTAAAAAAATACAGGTTGATTTATTATAGAAGTTTGTTTATACTTATATTTGTTGGTTTTCCATCTAGTTAGGGAAGAAAACAACCCATATATATTGGAATCTAAGCTGATCTCTGAAAATATGATctatatatggaccataatttggtattcggcctttggtttctttttgtatccttttttataagttctaaaattttaacttttattttgtgggttgtgttggtgttagaatagtatgaatggaacaattgagtttttcgagaaaaaattaatacattttgattcaccgtttacgtgacatgaaaccaaacaggaaaccaatctttattttctttattttgcacaatataattcaaaaggcataaataaacaccattactagtgttacttgcttcatgttaatatttaaaatctattttcaatgttatattaaagtttttttaaacctgacaggaaaccataagaaaccgaaagcatttttttagttttattttattgcaaaatctgcttaaaataatctgaacagtatactttttcttaaaatccatcttaaatgtaacagtattataaaactcctaaatatgtgcttgttttgaaaacaattagtacaatttattcagaattttccatattttctccattgatacaggataccataatcgttgtatcttgatgtttaagcaaaaaaatgtatttatatttggttttgatattccagttatatacaatttattccaaatcattggcaatgtcatgaatgtaacattctttaaatccagtaaagaaaaaaactttaaacttggaatttaaatctttaaaatatgcacaatgtgatacttgtgacctgtacaccatctacatggtttccacattttaacctactttagtgggctaaaatcaataaagtacttcctttcaagtcatgcatggtaaaagtttacttctcctttgacaagtttattacgtttctgataagtgtttgcagaacatgaataaaaaatattaattaaaaactgtgacaggattccaactttgtacattctatgtgtaacggtatattaacatgtatttgttattaaattatatttattcacctaaaatatccagtaatatttactgctgaagttaaatcaatccaacgagcattggtacaatgctaagagacgtaatttcgattgatttttccaaggactcttcacgtcattatcgggaaacgaagtgtgctctaacgtctgtcaaatatgaaatcgattttgtcaagtcattgggcatttattttcacacaggatcgtatgtaacattatgcacataggaaaaataacagaccaccggcgcaatctctttgacaattgtattttcctcttttaaacaagacgaaacaagtctacagattatgtttgctaacatcccgttggaaacaaaaacaatgtttagacctagtatttcgtacatccggTTGTAATGGCGTTATCACATGGTAGTCACgtgtttcacgtatgaccggaaatggtttgaacttaaggacaaaaacaattttaataaataactggacttctttttcgtgtgaaatgtaacgcataacgacaacgtaattttcttacttaattattacgaagatcaaaacaagaatgtaaatcatctcggatttacctgtttgaacatctcgcgagagttcatatttgcatattgtttttaagaattctattacaacaaagcagattacatcatctaaaaattgcgttacgaaatcggacacacaaatcacgccactgttcttacatctgctacataaatacttttAGTTCTCagcattttcttctcactattcttattggtcgatgttctttgttatttgaaagcaaaagtaaCGAATTTAccggtgacgattatctataaatcagtcagcgttatgctcttcggaagcaataagtaacgcgagaaacgacacaaaaatacagttgtagaatctttgaaatttgtacattttaattttttttctatggaagagtagcatacacttgtatgttgataaaaataatggcatctttagatgtagttgcaacttttcttacagtaattcacattttatcacttttctatagttataggaaacggagcccaatagcaaattatggtccatatatggGTTGTTTTCTTATACCCTATTCTCCCACTAGATGGAAAACCAACTAATGCCCATGACCTAAAacagagaaaataaaatatgagccAAGTTTGTGTAAGATAATAATTGTATTGTAGGCTCCTGGTGAGGCTGAAGCTCAGTGTGCTGTGTTAGTTAAAGCTGGTAAAGTATACGCTACTGGTACCGAGGATATGGATGCTCTAACGTTTGGTACCAGTGTACAGTTGAGAAATCTAACAGTTGCTGAAGCAAGGTACCTTTCATAAATTGTCTTTGAGGGcaactataaatataaaaaagaagatgtggcatgattgccaatgagacaactgtccacaagagaccaaaatgaaacagacattaacaactatagataagcgtacagccttcaacaatgagcaaagcccatgccgcatagtcagctacaaaaggccccaataagacaaaataaaacaattcaaatgagaaagaGTCCACCATTGaccataacattaaaataacatttaagaTCTACTCAAAGAtagtttaattttacatttatttacactTATCAGACATCATTAATGACACTGAATTGTTTTGCAAGCATAGAGAATGGAAATACAGTTGACCTTGTAAAGTGTATGAGCACCAGCCATCAATTGAGATGCCTTCAATACAAGATAAACTTTAGATAAATGActcaaataaatttgaattttatatttttggtcagGATCAAAGATATTTAAAGTTATTGTAATTACAGAtaacattttcttatgttgtcACAATAAGTCTTAGTTgctttcaatattttcattcattttcatGAGGATATTTATCTACATGTTATATCTATATTTCagaaaattaccaataaaagaATTTCATTATCAGAAAGTTTTGGAAGAATTAGGAATGAACAAAGATGaggtatttaaaatattcagtgaattttgtattttatgtatatatatttatatattttataaaaaaaaaattcattgcaTTGTAATGATAAGCATTCAGATATGTCTGACAATTGCCAGAGTAAAGTTGCCTCTTTGTTTTGTCAGTGAAATTTTCATTCAATAGAGAATcgaatattaaatttatattttctggtAGCTTCTGTGAGTTAATGTTTTAGTTGTTTAATTGCTTGATATTTGTAATTTCAGTTTATTGATCTATGTATTTTACTGGGGTGTGATTACTGTGAATCAATCAGAGGAATCGGACCAAAGAGGGCGTATGATTTAGTCAAACAGCATCATAGTATAGAAGAAATCCTCAAACATCTAGACAGCAAGGTAACATGGtcaaaataacaactaatatacaaaagaagatgtggtatgaatgccaatgtgacaactctccacaagggaccaaataacacagaaattaactacTATGATGTCACCATACttccttcaacaataagcaaagccattaccgcagtcagctataacaggccctgaaaggacaatgtaaaacaattcaaacaatgaaaattaatggtctaattatgtataaaaaattaacaaaaacacatCAACCAACTACAACCACTATTACAGGCTTCTGaattgggacagacacatactgAATGTGGTTCGTTTGTCTTGGTATTAGCTCAACCTCATCTcagaaaacaaatcataaattATGCTAACAAAGTTTCAGCTTTTTAAGTATAAAAGTTGTTACCCCGAAGATGCTACATCAGATAAAATCTTCTCTATTTGAATCAAAAATCtttaaggtcaaggtcaatgaTCATGTGTAAGATGAATACAATTTGGTATGTTGAATAGttatattagaaaagaaaagttCTTTTAATgctttgacttatttttattgaaaaaataaaggtgcttgaataaatttgataaatatgaacaatttcctgttatatttgtctttaaaaaaattaggaaAACACAACGTTACTGCTTTATCTGTTTGTCAAGTTTGATTTTCATTCTGGCCACAATTTTTTgggaatttttcaaaattagggAAAAGGTTTCCTGATAATGCATTTCTTTAAGAATatgattaaatttttatatcataaggTTAAAGAGATGCCCTTGAATTGTCTAAAATTAATGAAGTAGTGTTTTCAGATGATTAATTTGATTTGGTATAGAATGAGATCTTATAGGGTAAAGTCGATTTTTCCATTTCTATATGTGTGGATAATTGggccttcttttactttaagGGTCCCTATACTTGAGAGTTAAGGTTCATTCATGGTTATGTTAGGTTAGGGGAGGTTTTAGGTCAAAGTTATGTTTTAGGGTTAGGGCTTGTGTTAAATTTAGGTATGGGTTAGGGTAAGGTTTGGGGTTAAGAATAGATTAGTATAGCCCTTTATGGGTTGGGACCCCTAAAGTAAAAGAAGGCCGATTATTGGATCATCTGTTGGCTGTGCATATATTAAACTTTTCCTTTCAGCTGTTgactaaatattttaattttactccACAGAAATACACAGTACCAGAAGATTGGATGTTCAAGGTATGTTATAGATTCAAATCAACTTTACTTTTATGATTTTCTAATTCAAATCGAACAATATTATTTGCCATATGTAACTTAAACATATACACATTAAGGAAAATCACATATTGCAAATGCACAGATTCATTTATAAATACCTGTTTATTGTGGTGTGAAAGTAGTTATAACTGATTAGTTTTTTCAGAGATTTCCCCACTTTAAATCTTAATTTGCTTCTCATATAGaatcaaatatctttttatatgtCCATAAGAAATTTTATCAGAATGGATTTTAGTTAGTCAAATGATTTCGAATGCACTTTTAAAAGTTGTCCCTCTTTTGgattataaacataaactttaaCTTTGCAGGAGGCAAGACGTTTGTTTCAGGAACCTGAAGTTACAGACCCAGAAACATTAGATGTGAGTACTATATAACTTTAAACAGGGG
This is a stretch of genomic DNA from Mytilus trossulus isolate FHL-02 chromosome 6, PNRI_Mtr1.1.1.hap1, whole genome shotgun sequence. It encodes these proteins:
- the LOC134720607 gene encoding flap endonuclease 1-like gives rise to the protein MGILGLTKLLGDHAPGCMKEQEIKNYFGRKVAIDASMCIYQFLIAVRQDGSQLMNEDGETTSHLMGMFYRSIRMLEHGIKPVYVFDGKPPDMKSGELEKRKERREEAQKALEKAEEAGDEENIEKFNRRLVKVSKQHNEECKELLKLMGVPFIEAPGEAEAQCAVLVKAGKVYATGTEDMDALTFGTSVQLRNLTVAEARKLPIKEFHYQKVLEELGMNKDEFIDLCILLGCDYCESIRGIGPKRAYDLVKQHHSIEEILKHLDSKKYTVPEDWMFKEARRLFQEPEVTDPETLDLKWTDPDEEALVDYMVNKKNFSEDRIRNGIKKLQKAKQGSTQGRLDSFFSVVSTTSTKRKQEEQKGSAKKKAKGNFKRGK